DNA sequence from the Halobacterium sp. DL1 genome:
TTCGCTCCGGCGTCGTTCGTCGGCGGCTTCCTCGACCCCGCGGTCGACCTGGGCGAGGCGCTCGCCGCGGTGGACTGCCCGGTCACGTTGTTCTGGGGCCGGGAGGCCACCGTGACGCCGCTCGCCGAGGGCCGAGAACTCGCCGACGAGGCGGACACGCGGCTGGTCGTCCTCGACGACACGAAACTGCTCCCGCACGAGGAAGAACCCGGGACGTTCGTCGACCTAATCCGCGGGGAACTACCGCAGCTCGAAGGTCAGTAGCCGGTCGCCGGTCGTCTCCGACTCGCCGACGTGGGCCGCGACAGTCCGCCCGTTCTCGACCGCGTCGAGGTCCGACTGAATCTGTCCCGTGAGCCGTACGCCGCCGAAGTCGGCGACCGCGACGGCGTACGGCGCGTCGTCGGCGAACGACGGCGCCGCGACGTGGACGACCGTGTAGGAGTCGATTTCCCCAACCTCGGACAGCGCCGTCTCGACGAGTTCGCGGCTCCCGCAGTGCGGGCAGACCCGCCGCGGCGGGAGGCTCCCGTGGCCGTTCTCGCACTCCAGGTAGTAGCCCTCGCTGTCAGCGAGCGCGTCGATGAAGTCGTCGTAGCCCGCGTTGCGGACGCTCGCGTCGGTCATTCTGCCACCTCCAGGACGTGGACCACTGCACTCGCCACGGTGCCACCGGCGTTGTGCGCCACGGCGACGTCCGCGTCTGCCACGTACTCGCTGTTGTGGTGGTCGCCGCGGAGCAGGCTGGTCAACTCCGCTATCTGGCTCGTCCCCGTCGCGCCGACCGGGTGCCCCTTCGCCTTCAGGCCGCCGGAGAGGTTCACCGGAACGTCGCCGTCGCGCGTCGTGGTGCCCTCGCGGGCCGCACCGATTCCCTCGCCCGTCTCGAAGAGGCCCAGCGATTCGACGGCGAGCACCTCGGCGACGGTGAAGCAGTCGTGGACCTCCGCGACGTCGACGTCGGCGGCGGTCACGTCGGCGTCGGCGTACGCCTCTTCGGCGGCCTTCGTTGCCGCCGGTGACGTGGCCATGTCGTCGCGGTCCTGCAGTGCCATCTTGTCCCCGCCCTGTCCGGTGCCGGTGACCGCGACGGGCGCGTCGAGGCCGTGGTCGTCGGCGTAGTCCTCGCTGACGAGGACGACCGCGCTCGCGCCGTCGGTGACGGGACAGGCGTCGTAGAGGTTCAGCGGTTCGGCGACCGGCGGCGACTCCAGCACGTCCTCGACGGTGATCTCCCGCTGGTACTGCGCGTGGTCGTTACCGACGGCGTTCGCGTGGTTCTTCACCGCGATGTGCGCGAGGTCCTCGTGGGTCCCGCCGAACTCCGCGAAGTAGGCGTCCGCCATCATCGCGTACGCGCCGGGGAACGTCACGCCGGCCCGCACTTCGTACAGTTCGTCGGCGGCGATGGCCAGCGCCTCCGTCGACTCCGCCGTCTCGAGGTTGTTCATCCGCTCGGCGCCGCCGACGACGAGGACGTCCTCCTCACCGTTGCGCACGTCCCTGACGGCCTGCCGGAGCGCCACGCCGCTGGACGCACAGGCGCTCTCGTAGCGCGTCGCGGGGGCGTCCACGCCGAGGGCCTCTGCCGCCAGCGGGC
Encoded proteins:
- a CDS encoding 3-ketoacyl-CoA thiolase, whose translation is MTNVRVAGVGLTHFGRHPERTSRDLFAEAGLAALDDAGVERGDVDGVYYGNFMGALAEHQGHQGPLAAEALGVDAPATRYESACASSGVALRQAVRDVRNGEEDVLVVGGAERMNNLETAESTEALAIAADELYEVRAGVTFPGAYAMMADAYFAEFGGTHEDLAHIAVKNHANAVGNDHAQYQREITVEDVLESPPVAEPLNLYDACPVTDGASAVVLVSEDYADDHGLDAPVAVTGTGQGGDKMALQDRDDMATSPAATKAAEEAYADADVTAADVDVAEVHDCFTVAEVLAVESLGLFETGEGIGAAREGTTTRDGDVPVNLSGGLKAKGHPVGATGTSQIAELTSLLRGDHHNSEYVADADVAVAHNAGGTVASAVVHVLEVAE